From Archaeoglobus sulfaticallidus PM70-1:
AGGTTATGAGAATATTTACCGGATATGAACTGCCAACCATAGCTCCGGAGGCTTATGTTGTTGACTTCAACAGTCCGAACTATTTAAGAAAGATAGATCTGCAGAGGATGGGTGATTGATATGAGAATCAGGATAAAGACTCCTTCAAGGTTGCATATAACGCTCATAGACCTCAATGGAGAGATAGGGAGACTCGATGGTGGCATCGGCTTAGCCCTGGAAAAACCAAACATAGAGATCACTGCCAGCGACTCGGATAACCCTGAACGAATCCCGGAGCCGTTCAACAAGTATGCAGAGAGGCTGAAAAAAGCTTTTGGAAAAGAGATTAGCCTTGAGATTTTGAGCACATACAGAAATCATGTCGGGCTTGGAAGCGGAACCCAGTCAGCTTTGGCTGTCGCTGAGGCATTCAAAAAGCTTTATGGTTTGGATCTGAGTCTGTACGAGCTTGCGAGCCTTGTCGGAAGGGGGGGAACATCTGGCATAGGTATCCACGCATTCAAATACGGGGGATTCATTCTCGATGGTGGACATTCGAAGAAGGTAAAGAAAGACTTTCTACCATCATCCGCGAGCAAAGCCCCACCACCTCCTTTGCTTGCAAGGTACGATTTTCCAGACTGGGATGTGGTTGTTGTCATTCCAGAGCTTACAGGGTCATATGGTGCTGGAGAGGTGAATCTGTTCCAGAAATACTGCCCGATATCGATTAATGAGGTCAGGATGCTCAGTCACATAATCCTCATGAAGGTTCTGCC
This genomic window contains:
- a CDS encoding beta-ribofuranosylaminobenzene 5'-phosphate synthase, with translation MRIRIKTPSRLHITLIDLNGEIGRLDGGIGLALEKPNIEITASDSDNPERIPEPFNKYAERLKKAFGKEISLEILSTYRNHVGLGSGTQSALAVAEAFKKLYGLDLSLYELASLVGRGGTSGIGIHAFKYGGFILDGGHSKKVKKDFLPSSASKAPPPPLLARYDFPDWDVVVVIPELTGSYGAGEVNLFQKYCPISINEVRMLSHIILMKVLPSIVEKDLDSFAEGISRIQRIGFKRVEIEQYGNLIWDVMGSVSGCAVGMSSTGPTVYAITDSNANSVKRDLISAFREKNVECESLVTKANNSGFEEEWLER